TTTTACATTTTCTATAAATAAACGATTAATTATGAACTAATTATATATTATATTTAGGGTATAATCAAGAATACTGCCAAACAAAACATTATTCCTTAATAAACTGTCAACTTCTATAGTGCTTTTTTAATGATGATTTAAGATACTTTTAGTCTACTTGCCACAAAAATCCACTTTTATTGTATGAAATAATAATATCTGCTAATTCACAGATTACATCCAATTTAGAGGAAGAATTGTTAGAATAACCAAAAGATATGTTATAGATCACGTATTAGATGATATTGAATGTGGAAACTCAATATCATCTATAATTACAACAGCTTTAATACGAGATCTAATATTGATGAGCAGTATGAAATACAAAATTATCCTAGAACTTTTAACTTATTTTCTTGCAAATTATTTTAGAGTTTTCACCAACATCTACTTTATCTCTATATTCCACTATTTCAATATCACAGTTAGGTCCTATGGTAACATTATTTCCCCTTACTATTTTAGCCACAGTATTTTCAAGATAAATATCATCCCCTTCAATTACGCCTGTTACAAGCTTTGCATAATTTGAAAAAAGATTTATCATCCTGATAAAAAAATGACCTGTTCCTGATTTTATTTTCATATTTTCTGTATGCAAACTACCCTCTATAATACTAGAGCCACTTATTTTAAGTTTTTTTGTATTAAC
This genomic interval from Clostridium kluyveri contains the following:
- a CDS encoding polymer-forming cytoskeletal protein, which encodes MEKKLSDMKISGTGTISSGEYNEVKISGSAKIEGDIDCSYYKCSGSSTANGNVKSKIIGISGSTKICGNVDTEEMIVSGSSRIMGNVNTKKLKISGSSIIEGSLHTENMKIKSGTGHFFIRMINLFSNYAKLVTGVIEGDDIYLENTVAKIVRGNNVTIGPNCDIEIVEYRDKVDVGENSKIICKKIS